A window of the Halichoerus grypus chromosome 2, mHalGry1.hap1.1, whole genome shotgun sequence genome harbors these coding sequences:
- the MBTD1 gene encoding MBT domain-containing protein 1 isoform X1, with the protein MFDGYDSCSEDTSSSSSSEESEEEVAPLPSNLPIIKNNGQVYTYPDGKSGMATCEMCGMVGVRDAFYSKTKRFCSVSCSRSYSSNSKKASILARLQVTGKPPTKKAKVLQKQPLVAKLAAYAQYQATLQNQAKTKAAAVSMEGFSWGNYINSNSFTAAPVTCFKHAPMGTCWGDISENVRVEVPNTDCSLPTKVFWIAGIVKLAGYNALLRYEGFENDPGLDFWCNVCGSDIHPVGWCAASGKPLVPPRTIQHKYTNWKAFLVKRLTGAKTLPPDFSQKVSESMQYPFKPCMRVEVVDKRHLCRTRVAVVESVIGGRLRLVYEESEDRTDDFWCHMHSPLIHHIGWSRSIGHRFKRSDITKKQDGHFDTPPHLFAKVKEVDQSGEWFKEGMKLEAIDPLNLSTICVATIRKVLADGFLMIGIDGSEAADGSDWFCYHATSPSIFPVGFCEINMIELTPPRGYTKLPFKWFDYLRETGSIAAPVKLFNKDVPNHGFRVGMKLEAVDLMEPRLICVATVTRIIHRLLRIHFDGWEEEYDQWVDCESPDLYPVGWCQLTGYQLQPPASQSSRESQSGSSKQKKKAKSQQYKGHKKMTTLQLKEELIDGEDYNFLQGASDQESNGSASFYIKQEP; encoded by the exons ATGTTTGACGGTTATGATAGCTGCAGTGAGGACACGAGTAGCAGCTCCAGCTCTGAGGAGAGTGAAGAAGAAGTTGCTCCTTTACCTTCTAACCTCCCAATTATCAAAAACAATGGACAAGTGTACACATACCCAGATGGTAAATCTGGCATGG cTACCTGCGAAATGTGTGGGATGGTTGGTGTGCGAGATGCTTTTTACTCCAAAACAAAGCGTTTCTGTAGCGTTTCATGTTCACGAAGCTATTCGTCAAACTCCAAGAAGGCAAGCATTTTGGCCAGACTTCAGGTAACG GGTAAGCCTccaacaaagaaagcaaaagttcTTCAGAAACAACCTTTAGTTGCTAAACTAGCCGCATATGCTCAGTATCAAGCTACCTTGCAAAATCAAGCAAAGACTAAAGCAG cAGCAGTCTCCATGGAAGGCTTCAGCTGGGGTAACTACATCAATAGCAATAGCTTTACAGCAGCTCCAGTTACCTGCTTTAAACAT GCACCTATGGGGACCTGCTGGGGTGATATCTCAGAAAATGTGAGAGTAGAAGTTCCCAATACAGACTGCAGCCTACCTACCAAAGTCTTCTGGATTGCTGGAATTGTAAAATTAGCAG GTTACAATGCCCTTTTAAGATATGAAGGATTTGAAAATGACCCTGGGCTGGACTTCTGGTGCAATGTGTGTGGCTCTGACATCCACCCAGTTGGCTGGTGCGCAGCCAGTGGAAAGCCTCTTGTCCCTCCTAGAA ctATTCAGCATAAGTATACAAACTGGAAAGCTTTTCTAGTGAAACGACTTACTGGTGCCAAAACACTTCCTCCTGATTTCTCACAGAAG GTTTCAGAGAGTATGCAGTATCCTTTCAAACCTTGCATGAGAGTAGAAGTGGTTGACAAGAGGCATTTGTGTCGCACACGAGTGGCAGTGGTGGAAAGTGTAATTGGAGGAAGATTAAGACTAGTGTATGAAGAGAGTGAAGATAGAACAGATGACTTCTGGTGCCATATGCACAGCCCGTTAATCCATCATATCGGTTGGTCTCGAAGCATAGGCCATCGATTCAAAAGATCTG ATATTACAAAGAAACAGGATGGACATTTTGATACACCACCACATTTATTTGCTAAG GTAAAAGAAGTAGACCAGAGTGGGGAATGGTTCAAGGAAGGAATGAAATTGGAAGCTATAGACCCGTTAAATCTTTCCACAATATGTGTCGCGACTATTAGAAAG GTGCTGGCTGATGGATTCCTGATGATTGGGATCGATGGCTCAGAAGCAGCAGATGGATCTGACTGGTTCTGTTATCATGCAACCTCCCCTTCTATTTTCCCTGTTGGTTTCTGTGAAATTAACATGATTGAACTTACTCCACCTAGAG GTTACACAAAACTTCCTTTTAAATGGTTTGACTACCTCAGGGAAACTGGCTCCATTGCAGCACCAGTAAAACTATTTAATAAG GATGTTCCAAATCACGGATTTCGTGTAGGAATGAAATTAGAAGCAGTAGATCTCATGGAGCCACGGTTAATATGTGTAGCCACAGTAACTCGAATTATTCATCGTCTCTTGAGGATACATTTTGACGGATGGGAAGAAGAGTATGATCAGTGGGTAGACTGTGAGTCCCCTGACCTCTATCCTGTAGGGTGGTGTCAGTTAACTGGATATCAGCTACAGCCTCCGGCATCACAGT cGTCAAGAGAAAGCCAATCAGGTTcatcaaaacagaagaaaaaggctAAGTCCCAGCAATACAAAGGACATAAGAAAA
- the MBTD1 gene encoding MBT domain-containing protein 1 isoform X4 yields the protein MFDGYDSCSEDTSSSSSSEESEEEVAPLPSNLPIIKNNGQVYTYPDGKSGMATCEMCGMVGVRDAFYSKTKRFCSVSCSRSYSSNSKKASILARLQGKPPTKKAKVLQKQPLVAKLAAYAQYQATLQNQAKTKAAVSMEGFSWGNYINSNSFTAAPVTCFKHAPMGTCWGDISENVRVEVPNTDCSLPTKVFWIAGIVKLAGYNALLRYEGFENDPGLDFWCNVCGSDIHPVGWCAASGKPLVPPRTIQHKYTNWKAFLVKRLTGAKTLPPDFSQKVSESMQYPFKPCMRVEVVDKRHLCRTRVAVVESVIGGRLRLVYEESEDRTDDFWCHMHSPLIHHIGWSRSIGHRFKRSDITKKQDGHFDTPPHLFAKVKEVDQSGEWFKEGMKLEAIDPLNLSTICVATIRKVLADGFLMIGIDGSEAADGSDWFCYHATSPSIFPVGFCEINMIELTPPRGYTKLPFKWFDYLRETGSIAAPVKLFNKDVPNHGFRVGMKLEAVDLMEPRLICVATVTRIIHRLLRIHFDGWEEEYDQWVDCESPDLYPVGWCQLTGYQLQPPASQSSRESQSGSSKQKKKAKSQQYKGHKKMTTLQLKEELIDGEDYNFLQGASDQESNGSASFYIKQEP from the exons ATGTTTGACGGTTATGATAGCTGCAGTGAGGACACGAGTAGCAGCTCCAGCTCTGAGGAGAGTGAAGAAGAAGTTGCTCCTTTACCTTCTAACCTCCCAATTATCAAAAACAATGGACAAGTGTACACATACCCAGATGGTAAATCTGGCATGG cTACCTGCGAAATGTGTGGGATGGTTGGTGTGCGAGATGCTTTTTACTCCAAAACAAAGCGTTTCTGTAGCGTTTCATGTTCACGAAGCTATTCGTCAAACTCCAAGAAGGCAAGCATTTTGGCCAGACTTCAG GGTAAGCCTccaacaaagaaagcaaaagttcTTCAGAAACAACCTTTAGTTGCTAAACTAGCCGCATATGCTCAGTATCAAGCTACCTTGCAAAATCAAGCAAAGACTAAAGCAG CAGTCTCCATGGAAGGCTTCAGCTGGGGTAACTACATCAATAGCAATAGCTTTACAGCAGCTCCAGTTACCTGCTTTAAACAT GCACCTATGGGGACCTGCTGGGGTGATATCTCAGAAAATGTGAGAGTAGAAGTTCCCAATACAGACTGCAGCCTACCTACCAAAGTCTTCTGGATTGCTGGAATTGTAAAATTAGCAG GTTACAATGCCCTTTTAAGATATGAAGGATTTGAAAATGACCCTGGGCTGGACTTCTGGTGCAATGTGTGTGGCTCTGACATCCACCCAGTTGGCTGGTGCGCAGCCAGTGGAAAGCCTCTTGTCCCTCCTAGAA ctATTCAGCATAAGTATACAAACTGGAAAGCTTTTCTAGTGAAACGACTTACTGGTGCCAAAACACTTCCTCCTGATTTCTCACAGAAG GTTTCAGAGAGTATGCAGTATCCTTTCAAACCTTGCATGAGAGTAGAAGTGGTTGACAAGAGGCATTTGTGTCGCACACGAGTGGCAGTGGTGGAAAGTGTAATTGGAGGAAGATTAAGACTAGTGTATGAAGAGAGTGAAGATAGAACAGATGACTTCTGGTGCCATATGCACAGCCCGTTAATCCATCATATCGGTTGGTCTCGAAGCATAGGCCATCGATTCAAAAGATCTG ATATTACAAAGAAACAGGATGGACATTTTGATACACCACCACATTTATTTGCTAAG GTAAAAGAAGTAGACCAGAGTGGGGAATGGTTCAAGGAAGGAATGAAATTGGAAGCTATAGACCCGTTAAATCTTTCCACAATATGTGTCGCGACTATTAGAAAG GTGCTGGCTGATGGATTCCTGATGATTGGGATCGATGGCTCAGAAGCAGCAGATGGATCTGACTGGTTCTGTTATCATGCAACCTCCCCTTCTATTTTCCCTGTTGGTTTCTGTGAAATTAACATGATTGAACTTACTCCACCTAGAG GTTACACAAAACTTCCTTTTAAATGGTTTGACTACCTCAGGGAAACTGGCTCCATTGCAGCACCAGTAAAACTATTTAATAAG GATGTTCCAAATCACGGATTTCGTGTAGGAATGAAATTAGAAGCAGTAGATCTCATGGAGCCACGGTTAATATGTGTAGCCACAGTAACTCGAATTATTCATCGTCTCTTGAGGATACATTTTGACGGATGGGAAGAAGAGTATGATCAGTGGGTAGACTGTGAGTCCCCTGACCTCTATCCTGTAGGGTGGTGTCAGTTAACTGGATATCAGCTACAGCCTCCGGCATCACAGT cGTCAAGAGAAAGCCAATCAGGTTcatcaaaacagaagaaaaaggctAAGTCCCAGCAATACAAAGGACATAAGAAAA
- the MBTD1 gene encoding MBT domain-containing protein 1 isoform X2: protein MFDGYDSCSEDTSSSSSSEESEEEVAPLPSNLPIIKNNGQVYTYPDGKSGMATCEMCGMVGVRDAFYSKTKRFCSVSCSRSYSSNSKKASILARLQVTGKPPTKKAKVLQKQPLVAKLAAYAQYQATLQNQAKTKAAVSMEGFSWGNYINSNSFTAAPVTCFKHAPMGTCWGDISENVRVEVPNTDCSLPTKVFWIAGIVKLAGYNALLRYEGFENDPGLDFWCNVCGSDIHPVGWCAASGKPLVPPRTIQHKYTNWKAFLVKRLTGAKTLPPDFSQKVSESMQYPFKPCMRVEVVDKRHLCRTRVAVVESVIGGRLRLVYEESEDRTDDFWCHMHSPLIHHIGWSRSIGHRFKRSDITKKQDGHFDTPPHLFAKVKEVDQSGEWFKEGMKLEAIDPLNLSTICVATIRKVLADGFLMIGIDGSEAADGSDWFCYHATSPSIFPVGFCEINMIELTPPRGYTKLPFKWFDYLRETGSIAAPVKLFNKDVPNHGFRVGMKLEAVDLMEPRLICVATVTRIIHRLLRIHFDGWEEEYDQWVDCESPDLYPVGWCQLTGYQLQPPASQSSRESQSGSSKQKKKAKSQQYKGHKKMTTLQLKEELIDGEDYNFLQGASDQESNGSASFYIKQEP, encoded by the exons ATGTTTGACGGTTATGATAGCTGCAGTGAGGACACGAGTAGCAGCTCCAGCTCTGAGGAGAGTGAAGAAGAAGTTGCTCCTTTACCTTCTAACCTCCCAATTATCAAAAACAATGGACAAGTGTACACATACCCAGATGGTAAATCTGGCATGG cTACCTGCGAAATGTGTGGGATGGTTGGTGTGCGAGATGCTTTTTACTCCAAAACAAAGCGTTTCTGTAGCGTTTCATGTTCACGAAGCTATTCGTCAAACTCCAAGAAGGCAAGCATTTTGGCCAGACTTCAGGTAACG GGTAAGCCTccaacaaagaaagcaaaagttcTTCAGAAACAACCTTTAGTTGCTAAACTAGCCGCATATGCTCAGTATCAAGCTACCTTGCAAAATCAAGCAAAGACTAAAGCAG CAGTCTCCATGGAAGGCTTCAGCTGGGGTAACTACATCAATAGCAATAGCTTTACAGCAGCTCCAGTTACCTGCTTTAAACAT GCACCTATGGGGACCTGCTGGGGTGATATCTCAGAAAATGTGAGAGTAGAAGTTCCCAATACAGACTGCAGCCTACCTACCAAAGTCTTCTGGATTGCTGGAATTGTAAAATTAGCAG GTTACAATGCCCTTTTAAGATATGAAGGATTTGAAAATGACCCTGGGCTGGACTTCTGGTGCAATGTGTGTGGCTCTGACATCCACCCAGTTGGCTGGTGCGCAGCCAGTGGAAAGCCTCTTGTCCCTCCTAGAA ctATTCAGCATAAGTATACAAACTGGAAAGCTTTTCTAGTGAAACGACTTACTGGTGCCAAAACACTTCCTCCTGATTTCTCACAGAAG GTTTCAGAGAGTATGCAGTATCCTTTCAAACCTTGCATGAGAGTAGAAGTGGTTGACAAGAGGCATTTGTGTCGCACACGAGTGGCAGTGGTGGAAAGTGTAATTGGAGGAAGATTAAGACTAGTGTATGAAGAGAGTGAAGATAGAACAGATGACTTCTGGTGCCATATGCACAGCCCGTTAATCCATCATATCGGTTGGTCTCGAAGCATAGGCCATCGATTCAAAAGATCTG ATATTACAAAGAAACAGGATGGACATTTTGATACACCACCACATTTATTTGCTAAG GTAAAAGAAGTAGACCAGAGTGGGGAATGGTTCAAGGAAGGAATGAAATTGGAAGCTATAGACCCGTTAAATCTTTCCACAATATGTGTCGCGACTATTAGAAAG GTGCTGGCTGATGGATTCCTGATGATTGGGATCGATGGCTCAGAAGCAGCAGATGGATCTGACTGGTTCTGTTATCATGCAACCTCCCCTTCTATTTTCCCTGTTGGTTTCTGTGAAATTAACATGATTGAACTTACTCCACCTAGAG GTTACACAAAACTTCCTTTTAAATGGTTTGACTACCTCAGGGAAACTGGCTCCATTGCAGCACCAGTAAAACTATTTAATAAG GATGTTCCAAATCACGGATTTCGTGTAGGAATGAAATTAGAAGCAGTAGATCTCATGGAGCCACGGTTAATATGTGTAGCCACAGTAACTCGAATTATTCATCGTCTCTTGAGGATACATTTTGACGGATGGGAAGAAGAGTATGATCAGTGGGTAGACTGTGAGTCCCCTGACCTCTATCCTGTAGGGTGGTGTCAGTTAACTGGATATCAGCTACAGCCTCCGGCATCACAGT cGTCAAGAGAAAGCCAATCAGGTTcatcaaaacagaagaaaaaggctAAGTCCCAGCAATACAAAGGACATAAGAAAA
- the MBTD1 gene encoding MBT domain-containing protein 1 isoform X3, whose amino-acid sequence MFDGYDSCSEDTSSSSSSEESEEEVAPLPSNLPIIKNNGQVYTYPDGKSGMATCEMCGMVGVRDAFYSKTKRFCSVSCSRSYSSNSKKASILARLQGKPPTKKAKVLQKQPLVAKLAAYAQYQATLQNQAKTKAAAVSMEGFSWGNYINSNSFTAAPVTCFKHAPMGTCWGDISENVRVEVPNTDCSLPTKVFWIAGIVKLAGYNALLRYEGFENDPGLDFWCNVCGSDIHPVGWCAASGKPLVPPRTIQHKYTNWKAFLVKRLTGAKTLPPDFSQKVSESMQYPFKPCMRVEVVDKRHLCRTRVAVVESVIGGRLRLVYEESEDRTDDFWCHMHSPLIHHIGWSRSIGHRFKRSDITKKQDGHFDTPPHLFAKVKEVDQSGEWFKEGMKLEAIDPLNLSTICVATIRKVLADGFLMIGIDGSEAADGSDWFCYHATSPSIFPVGFCEINMIELTPPRGYTKLPFKWFDYLRETGSIAAPVKLFNKDVPNHGFRVGMKLEAVDLMEPRLICVATVTRIIHRLLRIHFDGWEEEYDQWVDCESPDLYPVGWCQLTGYQLQPPASQSSRESQSGSSKQKKKAKSQQYKGHKKMTTLQLKEELIDGEDYNFLQGASDQESNGSASFYIKQEP is encoded by the exons ATGTTTGACGGTTATGATAGCTGCAGTGAGGACACGAGTAGCAGCTCCAGCTCTGAGGAGAGTGAAGAAGAAGTTGCTCCTTTACCTTCTAACCTCCCAATTATCAAAAACAATGGACAAGTGTACACATACCCAGATGGTAAATCTGGCATGG cTACCTGCGAAATGTGTGGGATGGTTGGTGTGCGAGATGCTTTTTACTCCAAAACAAAGCGTTTCTGTAGCGTTTCATGTTCACGAAGCTATTCGTCAAACTCCAAGAAGGCAAGCATTTTGGCCAGACTTCAG GGTAAGCCTccaacaaagaaagcaaaagttcTTCAGAAACAACCTTTAGTTGCTAAACTAGCCGCATATGCTCAGTATCAAGCTACCTTGCAAAATCAAGCAAAGACTAAAGCAG cAGCAGTCTCCATGGAAGGCTTCAGCTGGGGTAACTACATCAATAGCAATAGCTTTACAGCAGCTCCAGTTACCTGCTTTAAACAT GCACCTATGGGGACCTGCTGGGGTGATATCTCAGAAAATGTGAGAGTAGAAGTTCCCAATACAGACTGCAGCCTACCTACCAAAGTCTTCTGGATTGCTGGAATTGTAAAATTAGCAG GTTACAATGCCCTTTTAAGATATGAAGGATTTGAAAATGACCCTGGGCTGGACTTCTGGTGCAATGTGTGTGGCTCTGACATCCACCCAGTTGGCTGGTGCGCAGCCAGTGGAAAGCCTCTTGTCCCTCCTAGAA ctATTCAGCATAAGTATACAAACTGGAAAGCTTTTCTAGTGAAACGACTTACTGGTGCCAAAACACTTCCTCCTGATTTCTCACAGAAG GTTTCAGAGAGTATGCAGTATCCTTTCAAACCTTGCATGAGAGTAGAAGTGGTTGACAAGAGGCATTTGTGTCGCACACGAGTGGCAGTGGTGGAAAGTGTAATTGGAGGAAGATTAAGACTAGTGTATGAAGAGAGTGAAGATAGAACAGATGACTTCTGGTGCCATATGCACAGCCCGTTAATCCATCATATCGGTTGGTCTCGAAGCATAGGCCATCGATTCAAAAGATCTG ATATTACAAAGAAACAGGATGGACATTTTGATACACCACCACATTTATTTGCTAAG GTAAAAGAAGTAGACCAGAGTGGGGAATGGTTCAAGGAAGGAATGAAATTGGAAGCTATAGACCCGTTAAATCTTTCCACAATATGTGTCGCGACTATTAGAAAG GTGCTGGCTGATGGATTCCTGATGATTGGGATCGATGGCTCAGAAGCAGCAGATGGATCTGACTGGTTCTGTTATCATGCAACCTCCCCTTCTATTTTCCCTGTTGGTTTCTGTGAAATTAACATGATTGAACTTACTCCACCTAGAG GTTACACAAAACTTCCTTTTAAATGGTTTGACTACCTCAGGGAAACTGGCTCCATTGCAGCACCAGTAAAACTATTTAATAAG GATGTTCCAAATCACGGATTTCGTGTAGGAATGAAATTAGAAGCAGTAGATCTCATGGAGCCACGGTTAATATGTGTAGCCACAGTAACTCGAATTATTCATCGTCTCTTGAGGATACATTTTGACGGATGGGAAGAAGAGTATGATCAGTGGGTAGACTGTGAGTCCCCTGACCTCTATCCTGTAGGGTGGTGTCAGTTAACTGGATATCAGCTACAGCCTCCGGCATCACAGT cGTCAAGAGAAAGCCAATCAGGTTcatcaaaacagaagaaaaaggctAAGTCCCAGCAATACAAAGGACATAAGAAAA
- the MBTD1 gene encoding MBT domain-containing protein 1 isoform X5, with translation MFTKLFVKLQEGKHFGQTSAVSMEGFSWGNYINSNSFTAAPVTCFKHAPMGTCWGDISENVRVEVPNTDCSLPTKVFWIAGIVKLAGYNALLRYEGFENDPGLDFWCNVCGSDIHPVGWCAASGKPLVPPRTIQHKYTNWKAFLVKRLTGAKTLPPDFSQKVSESMQYPFKPCMRVEVVDKRHLCRTRVAVVESVIGGRLRLVYEESEDRTDDFWCHMHSPLIHHIGWSRSIGHRFKRSDITKKQDGHFDTPPHLFAKVKEVDQSGEWFKEGMKLEAIDPLNLSTICVATIRKVLADGFLMIGIDGSEAADGSDWFCYHATSPSIFPVGFCEINMIELTPPRGYTKLPFKWFDYLRETGSIAAPVKLFNKDVPNHGFRVGMKLEAVDLMEPRLICVATVTRIIHRLLRIHFDGWEEEYDQWVDCESPDLYPVGWCQLTGYQLQPPASQSSRESQSGSSKQKKKAKSQQYKGHKKMTTLQLKEELIDGEDYNFLQGASDQESNGSASFYIKQEP, from the exons ATGTTCACGAAGCTATTCGTCAAACTCCAAGAAGGCAAGCATTTTGGCCAGACTTCAG CAGTCTCCATGGAAGGCTTCAGCTGGGGTAACTACATCAATAGCAATAGCTTTACAGCAGCTCCAGTTACCTGCTTTAAACAT GCACCTATGGGGACCTGCTGGGGTGATATCTCAGAAAATGTGAGAGTAGAAGTTCCCAATACAGACTGCAGCCTACCTACCAAAGTCTTCTGGATTGCTGGAATTGTAAAATTAGCAG GTTACAATGCCCTTTTAAGATATGAAGGATTTGAAAATGACCCTGGGCTGGACTTCTGGTGCAATGTGTGTGGCTCTGACATCCACCCAGTTGGCTGGTGCGCAGCCAGTGGAAAGCCTCTTGTCCCTCCTAGAA ctATTCAGCATAAGTATACAAACTGGAAAGCTTTTCTAGTGAAACGACTTACTGGTGCCAAAACACTTCCTCCTGATTTCTCACAGAAG GTTTCAGAGAGTATGCAGTATCCTTTCAAACCTTGCATGAGAGTAGAAGTGGTTGACAAGAGGCATTTGTGTCGCACACGAGTGGCAGTGGTGGAAAGTGTAATTGGAGGAAGATTAAGACTAGTGTATGAAGAGAGTGAAGATAGAACAGATGACTTCTGGTGCCATATGCACAGCCCGTTAATCCATCATATCGGTTGGTCTCGAAGCATAGGCCATCGATTCAAAAGATCTG ATATTACAAAGAAACAGGATGGACATTTTGATACACCACCACATTTATTTGCTAAG GTAAAAGAAGTAGACCAGAGTGGGGAATGGTTCAAGGAAGGAATGAAATTGGAAGCTATAGACCCGTTAAATCTTTCCACAATATGTGTCGCGACTATTAGAAAG GTGCTGGCTGATGGATTCCTGATGATTGGGATCGATGGCTCAGAAGCAGCAGATGGATCTGACTGGTTCTGTTATCATGCAACCTCCCCTTCTATTTTCCCTGTTGGTTTCTGTGAAATTAACATGATTGAACTTACTCCACCTAGAG GTTACACAAAACTTCCTTTTAAATGGTTTGACTACCTCAGGGAAACTGGCTCCATTGCAGCACCAGTAAAACTATTTAATAAG GATGTTCCAAATCACGGATTTCGTGTAGGAATGAAATTAGAAGCAGTAGATCTCATGGAGCCACGGTTAATATGTGTAGCCACAGTAACTCGAATTATTCATCGTCTCTTGAGGATACATTTTGACGGATGGGAAGAAGAGTATGATCAGTGGGTAGACTGTGAGTCCCCTGACCTCTATCCTGTAGGGTGGTGTCAGTTAACTGGATATCAGCTACAGCCTCCGGCATCACAGT cGTCAAGAGAAAGCCAATCAGGTTcatcaaaacagaagaaaaaggctAAGTCCCAGCAATACAAAGGACATAAGAAAA